One segment of Brassica napus cultivar Da-Ae chromosome C3, Da-Ae, whole genome shotgun sequence DNA contains the following:
- the LOC106417342 gene encoding uncharacterized protein LOC106417342 has protein sequence MSSTTSSGLWKTRIELSNHKKEVDEIERLVFGTEIEQVEHLIVATAEAKIVEEADKMVEAKILKGDEPRAEKPVAKRADQKLKEVKLEDTTEVEQSPYDKLPFPQRVLTKAQKKVISKFGKYLSDIGLKLPAISGMREAHVQMMLIKNIVDHQAEVAELLNISTLKLDPPVTPKSLHKLESQGKFTLSCSLGKLTFDDALVDSGANTSSLTFGDFSSTTPIGLIKDFPLKIGSCTIPIDLTVLKMATEKRVPLILGTPFLTTVGACINFANKKVTLLNVNKAVSYPIQSPLDVEYCGTITCGDPSIEKIKDAVVVSKKESLDGESSKEICDEHLKSAKKKEVSRATKAAYDKKATRTHQLQDDPTKLQERLSLRSSPSLLKVGRILLLHFPFEVSLSTY, from the exons atgagctcaacaacaagttcagggcTTTGGAAaacca GGATTGAATTGAGTAACCACAAGAAAGAGGTAGATGAAATTGAAAGATTGGTGTTTGGAACTGAGATTGAACAGGTTGAGCATCTGATTGTAGCAACAGCTGAGGCAAAGATTGTGGAGGAAGCTGACAAAATGGTTGAAGCAAAGATTTTGAAGGGAGATGAACCCAGGGCTGAGAAACCAGTTGCGAAGAGAGCTGACCAGAAGCTGAAAGAGGTCAAGCTGGAGGACACCACTGAGGTTGAGCAGTCACCCTATGACAAGCTCCCATTTCCACAAAGGGTCCTCACCAAAGCTCAGAAGAAGGTGATTTCCAAGTTCGGAAAATACCTAAGTGATATTGGACTTAAGCTTCCAGCGATTTCGGGTATGCGTGAGGCTCATGTCCAAATGATGCTCATCAAGAACATTGTAGACCACCAAGCAGAAGTAGCAGAGCTTCTCAACATCTCAACTTTGAAACTTGATCCACCAGTCACACCAAAGTCTCTCCATAAACTAGAATCCCAAGGGAAgttcaccttgtcttgctcccttgGTAAGCTCACCTTTGATGATGcccttgttgattctggtgcaa ATACTTCCTCTCTCACGTTTGGGGATTTCTCTTCTACTACCCCTATTGGTCTCATAAAGGACttccctttgaagattggaTCTTGCACCATCCCTATAGACCTCACTGTCTTGAAGATGGCAACTGAAAAGAGAGTTCCATTGATCCTGGGCACACCATTCCTTACTACTGTGGGTGCTTGCATCAATtttgccaacaagaaggtcacactcctcAATGTGAACAAAGCTGTCTCTTACCCAATTCAGTCTCCACTGGATGTTGAGTATTGTGGAACCATCACTTGTGGAGACCCCTCCATTGAGAAGATCAAGGATGCAGTGGTTGTTAGTAAGAAAGAAAGTCTTGATGGAGAGTCCTCTAAAGAGATATGTGATGAGCACTTGAAAAGTGCTAAAAAGAAGGAGGTGAGTCGAGCCACAAAGGCTGCTTATGACAAGAAGGCCACAAGGACTCATCAACTCCAAGATGATCCAACCAAGCTTCAAGAGCGTCTCTCTCTCAGGTCCTCACCATCACTCTTGAAGGTGGGAAGGATCCTCCTTCTCCACTTTCCATTTGAG GTATCTCTTTCAACCTACTAA
- the LOC106416555 gene encoding CBL-interacting serine/threonine-protein kinase 23 isoform X3: MDLLTALELTLRKARAHGSVVRALHESAKLIEKGVAQLCVLADYVKLVKALCADHSINLLTVPSAKTLGEWAGLCKIDSEGNARKVVGRSKFSRREDSLLHSTCGTPNYVAPEVINNKGYDGAKADLWSCGVILFVLMAGYLPFEDSNLASLYKKIFKAEFTCPHWFSAKARASTGLSRSEVIFYNGQRITFAEVIENEWFNKGYKAPKYENANVSLDDVDAIFDESGESQKLVVERREEGLRTPVTRNAFELISTFKGLNLGSLFEKQMGLVKMKTQFTLGMLIWAQPNRVSPNPANPFVTLTLIF; the protein is encoded by the exons ATGGATTTGTTGACAGCACTGGAGTTGACTCTTAGGAAAGCTCGTGCTCATGGTAGTGTTGTTCGTGCTCTCCACGAAAGCGCTAAGCTTATTGAGAAGGGTGTTGCTCAGCTCTGTGTATTGGCTGATTACGTCAAGCTTGTTAAGGCTCTATGTGCTGATCACAGCATCAACTTGCTTACCGTTCCAAGTGCCAAGACCCTCGGCGAATGGGCTGGT CTATGCAAGATTGACTCCGAGGGTAATGCTAGAAAGGTTGTTGGACGCTCAAAATTCTCTAGAAGG gaGGATAGTTTACTTCACTCAACATGTGGAACACCCAATTATGTTGCCCCAGAG GTAATCAATAACAAAGGTTACGATGGAGCCAAAGCTGATTTGTGGTCTTGTGGAGTGATTCTCTTTGTTTTAATGGCTGGATATTTGCCTTTCGAAGATTCTAACTTGGCCTCATTATATAAAAAG ATATTCAAAGCCGAGTTTACCTGCCCTCACTGGTTCTCTGCAA AGGCAAGAGCTTCTACTGGACTGAGTAGGTCCGAAGTCATTTTTTATAATGGACAGAGGATTACATTTGCTGAAGTCATTGAAAACGAGTGGTTTAATAAAGGGTATAAAGCACCCAAATATGAAAATGCAAATGTCAGCCTTGATGATGTTGATGCAATTTTTGATGAATCAGGG GAGTCCCAAAAACTTGTTGTGGAGAGGCGAGAAGAAGGACTTAGAACACCAGTAACTAGGAATGCTTTTGAGCTCATTTCAACATTCAAGGGTCTCAATCTCGGTTCACTTTTCGAAAAGCAAATG GGGCTTGTTAAAATGAAAACTCAGTTTACTTTAGGGATGTTAATATGGGCTCAACCTAACAGGGTTAGCCCTAACCCTGCAAACCCATTTGTAACCCTAACCCTCATTTTTTAA
- the LOC106416555 gene encoding CBL-interacting serine/threonine-protein kinase 23 isoform X2, with amino-acid sequence MKARAHGSVVRALHESAKLIEKGVAQLCVLADYVKLVKALCADHSINLLTVPSAKTLGEWAGLCKIDSEGNARKVVGRSKFSRREDSLLHSTCGTPNYVAPEVINNKGYDGAKADLWSCGVILFVLMAGYLPFEDSNLASLYKKIFKAEFTCPHWFSAKARASTGLSRSEVIFYNGQRITFAEVIENEWFNKGYKAPKYENANVSLDDVDAIFDESGESQKLVVERREEGLRTPVTRNAFELISTFKGLNLGSLFEKQMLVGEKSGRKGQLAVTTEVFQVAPSLYMVEMRKSGGDTLEFHKFYKNLTTGLKDIVWKTIDEVKEEGTQVSGGAVVAS; translated from the exons AT GAAAGCTCGTGCTCATGGTAGTGTTGTTCGTGCTCTCCACGAAAGCGCTAAGCTTATTGAGAAGGGTGTTGCTCAGCTCTGTGTATTGGCTGATTACGTCAAGCTTGTTAAGGCTCTATGTGCTGATCACAGCATCAACTTGCTTACCGTTCCAAGTGCCAAGACCCTCGGCGAATGGGCTGGT CTATGCAAGATTGACTCCGAGGGTAATGCTAGAAAGGTTGTTGGACGCTCAAAATTCTCTAGAAGG gaGGATAGTTTACTTCACTCAACATGTGGAACACCCAATTATGTTGCCCCAGAG GTAATCAATAACAAAGGTTACGATGGAGCCAAAGCTGATTTGTGGTCTTGTGGAGTGATTCTCTTTGTTTTAATGGCTGGATATTTGCCTTTCGAAGATTCTAACTTGGCCTCATTATATAAAAAG ATATTCAAAGCCGAGTTTACCTGCCCTCACTGGTTCTCTGCAA AGGCAAGAGCTTCTACTGGACTGAGTAGGTCCGAAGTCATTTTTTATAATGGACAGAGGATTACATTTGCTGAAGTCATTGAAAACGAGTGGTTTAATAAAGGGTATAAAGCACCCAAATATGAAAATGCAAATGTCAGCCTTGATGATGTTGATGCAATTTTTGATGAATCAGGG GAGTCCCAAAAACTTGTTGTGGAGAGGCGAGAAGAAGGACTTAGAACACCAGTAACTAGGAATGCTTTTGAGCTCATTTCAACATTCAAGGGTCTCAATCTCGGTTCACTTTTCGAAAAGCAAATG CTTGTAGGAGAGAAATCAGGCCGCAAGGGTCAATTAGCAGTAACGACTGAG GTTTTTCAAGTTGCTCCATCGCTATATATGGTTGAAATGAGGAAATCAGGGGGTGACACCTTGGAATTCCACAAG TTTTACAAGAACCTCACCACGGGTCTTAAGGACATCGTTTGGAAAACAATCGACGAAGTGAAAGAGGAAGGAACCCAAG ttTCAGGTGGTGCGGTGGTTGCTTCTTGA
- the LOC106417343 gene encoding F-box/kelch-repeat protein At3g27150-like — protein sequence MKKLPIIGTMPIILDMDADSSPDSKGEEMGETAHSHACLTSQNAYQTAPQLLYELQVEIFARVPCCEYWKLQFLNNQFSQLLKSSEIFRTRRELGLVKPYFFILSSSDRRWTMFDEDFKSFQRLPKLSSDINFFSGDKETICVGTQLIVIWRNKEGITVWRYELAMHKWFKGPEMITPRIMFASASHGTNAFFAGGFTISENGVEVVSIVEKYNAETKTWASILPMHRRRKLCSGCFLRGKFYVLGGQNENNENLTCAESYDEETNSWELIPDMLADMSLSIFQAPPRIAVVNDTLYLLETSLNELRVYNVNTNTWKKLGTIPVMAHLTKGWGVVFKSVKDNLMLIGASFNRLHSQKWGIYKSCPSPDMEEIHWEDICCRGGSLNHSILNCCVMLA from the coding sequence ATGAAAAAGCTTCCGATCATTGGCACTATGCCTATTATCCTCGACATGGATGCCGATTCTTCTCCTGATTCaaaaggagaagaaatgggagaAACAGCTCATAGCCATGCATGTTTAACATCTCAAAATGCATATCAAACTGCTCCTCAGCTTTTGTACGAGCTTCAGGTCGAGATTTTTGCCCGTGTTCCATGCTGTGAGTATTGGAAACTACAGTTTCTCAACAACCAGTTTTCACAGTTGCTGAAAAGTAGTGAAATTTTCCGAACGAGGCGAGAGCTCGGACTTGTGAAACCGTACTTTTTTATACTGTCAAGCAGTGATAGGCGTTGGACTATGTTTGATGAGGACTTCAAAAGTTTCCAGAGACTTCCAAAGCTCTCTTCTGACATTAATTTTTTCAGTGGTGATAAGGAAACTATTTGTGTGGGTACGCAACTAATCGTCATCTGGAGAAATAAGGAGGGCATTACGGTGTGGCGTTACGAGCTTGCAATGCACAAATGGTTCAAAGGTCCTGAGATGATTACACCGAGAATCATGTTTGCTTCCGCAAGCCACGGTACAAATGCCTTTTTCGCCGGCGGATTTACGATAAGTGAAAATGGGGTTGAGGTTGTAAGCATAGTAGAAAAGTACAATGCCGAAACAAAAACATGGGCATCCATTCTTCCAATGCATAGGCGGAGGAAGTTGTGTTCCGGATGCTTCTTGCGTGGTAAGTTTTATGTTCTCGGCGGTCAGAATGAAAACAACGAAAACCTAACTTGTGCAGAAAGTTACGATGAGGAAACAAATTCTTGGGAGTTGATACCAGATATGCTTGCAGACATGTCTTTATCCATTTTCCAAGCGCCTCCGCGTATTGCGGTGGTCAATGATACTCTCTACTTGCTGGAAACATCATTGAATGAGCTTCGCGTGTATAATGTAAACACAAACACTTGGAAGAAGCTTGGAACTATACCTGTGATGGCACATTTAACTAAAGGTTGGGGTGTTGTATTTAAGTCGGTTAAAGATAATCTTATGCTGATTGGAGCTTCGTTCAATAGACTTCACTCTCAGAAATGGGGGATCTACAAGTCTTGTCCATCTCCAGACATGGAAGAGATTCATTGGGAGGATATTTGTTGTCGTGGTGGTAGTCTTAACCATTCTATTCTCAACTGTTGTGTAATGCTTGCTTAA
- the LOC106416555 gene encoding CBL-interacting serine/threonine-protein kinase 23 isoform X1 produces the protein MDLLTALELTLRKARAHGSVVRALHESAKLIEKGVAQLCVLADYVKLVKALCADHSINLLTVPSAKTLGEWAGLCKIDSEGNARKVVGRSKFSRREDSLLHSTCGTPNYVAPEVINNKGYDGAKADLWSCGVILFVLMAGYLPFEDSNLASLYKKIFKAEFTCPHWFSAKARASTGLSRSEVIFYNGQRITFAEVIENEWFNKGYKAPKYENANVSLDDVDAIFDESGESQKLVVERREEGLRTPVTRNAFELISTFKGLNLGSLFEKQMLVGEKSGRKGQLAVTTEVFQVAPSLYMVEMRKSGGDTLEFHKFYKNLTTGLKDIVWKTIDEVKEEGTQVSGGAVVAS, from the exons ATGGATTTGTTGACAGCACTGGAGTTGACTCTTAGGAAAGCTCGTGCTCATGGTAGTGTTGTTCGTGCTCTCCACGAAAGCGCTAAGCTTATTGAGAAGGGTGTTGCTCAGCTCTGTGTATTGGCTGATTACGTCAAGCTTGTTAAGGCTCTATGTGCTGATCACAGCATCAACTTGCTTACCGTTCCAAGTGCCAAGACCCTCGGCGAATGGGCTGGT CTATGCAAGATTGACTCCGAGGGTAATGCTAGAAAGGTTGTTGGACGCTCAAAATTCTCTAGAAGG gaGGATAGTTTACTTCACTCAACATGTGGAACACCCAATTATGTTGCCCCAGAG GTAATCAATAACAAAGGTTACGATGGAGCCAAAGCTGATTTGTGGTCTTGTGGAGTGATTCTCTTTGTTTTAATGGCTGGATATTTGCCTTTCGAAGATTCTAACTTGGCCTCATTATATAAAAAG ATATTCAAAGCCGAGTTTACCTGCCCTCACTGGTTCTCTGCAA AGGCAAGAGCTTCTACTGGACTGAGTAGGTCCGAAGTCATTTTTTATAATGGACAGAGGATTACATTTGCTGAAGTCATTGAAAACGAGTGGTTTAATAAAGGGTATAAAGCACCCAAATATGAAAATGCAAATGTCAGCCTTGATGATGTTGATGCAATTTTTGATGAATCAGGG GAGTCCCAAAAACTTGTTGTGGAGAGGCGAGAAGAAGGACTTAGAACACCAGTAACTAGGAATGCTTTTGAGCTCATTTCAACATTCAAGGGTCTCAATCTCGGTTCACTTTTCGAAAAGCAAATG CTTGTAGGAGAGAAATCAGGCCGCAAGGGTCAATTAGCAGTAACGACTGAG GTTTTTCAAGTTGCTCCATCGCTATATATGGTTGAAATGAGGAAATCAGGGGGTGACACCTTGGAATTCCACAAG TTTTACAAGAACCTCACCACGGGTCTTAAGGACATCGTTTGGAAAACAATCGACGAAGTGAAAGAGGAAGGAACCCAAG ttTCAGGTGGTGCGGTGGTTGCTTCTTGA
- the LOC106417743 gene encoding auxilin-related protein 2 — protein sequence MDESWRKKMGLNVDSFFSVARRSMDARIDAEDFADVFGGPPRSVLTRKFSGDFSRSDCFYDEVFLSPGISSGGSLPSSKSHGRNLTAFRIPSGVDEFYDGIFGGRGGAAKKQSTPAIPKSRSNSSSVLTSEEVSPHYPPPAATSGDDAGFSSFTSRLRPLNVPSRSHKRESKKQSFPVFPTSGDSFSGHERSDFYYRKPYFSLSRRSSPETMGLDPSSFRRIDDFGPSSPASSPVSSFVYEEEDTETKQRTKGDCNVEEVEEEEDEMSSYVIEINSDRFDRGNSDSNDMDEAIAWAKERSQRPEAKQAQEEDLMDSRSEEAKSEEEMEMEMKDEEIRIWLTGKETNIRLLLSTLHHVLWSDSNWHEIPLENLRDGSQVKKAYQKARLCLHPDKLQQRGGTSPVQKSVASRVFSILQEAWAVYVTNEGLSS from the exons ATGGACGAATCATGGCGTAAGAAGATGGGTTTAAACGTTGATTCATTCTTCTCCGTTGCTCGACGATCCATGGACGCTCGAATCGACGCGGAAGATTTCGCCGACGTCTTCGGCGGTCCGCCGCGTAGCGTCCTCACCCGAAAATTCTCCGGCGACTTCTCCCGTTCCGACTGTTTCTACGACGAGGTTTTCCTGTCCCCTGGAATTTCCTCCGGCGGCTCACTTCCGTCTTCTAAATCTCACGGCAGAAACTTAACGGCGTTTAGGATCCCCTCCGGCGTAGATGAATTTTACGACGGCATCTTCGGCGGTCGCGGTGGGGCGGCTAAGAAGCAAAGCACGCCGGCGATTCCGAAATCTAGGTCGAATTCCTCGTCGGTGCTCACGTCCGAGGAGGTGAGTCCTCACTATCCGCCACCGGCGGCGACGTCCGGCGATGACGCGGGGttttcttcttttacttctAGACTCAG aCCGTTAAACGTCCCGTCGAGAAGTCATAAGCGGGAATCTAAGAAACAGAGTTTCCCGGTGTTTCCAACATCCGGAGATTCGTTCTCCGGCCACGAAAGATCAGATTTTTACTACAGAAAACCATACTTCAGCTTATCGAGAAGATCCTCGCCGGAGACCATGGGCTTAGATCCTAGCTCCTTCAGGAGAATTGATGATTTCGGACCGAGTTCTCCGGCGTCTTCCCCTGTTTCTTCTTTCGTCTACGAAGAAGAAGACACTGAGACGAAACAGAGGACGAAAGGAGACTGTAACGTCGAggaggtagaagaagaagaagacgagatGAGCTCTTACGTGATTGAAATAAACTCAGATCGTTTTGATCGAGGAAACTCGGATTCGAACGACATGGATGAAGCAATAGCTTGGGCTAAAGAGAGATCTCAACGGCCAGAAGCAAAGCAAGCCCAAGAAGAAGACTTAATGGATTCAAGAAGTGAAGAAGCCAAATCAGAAGAAGAG atggagatggagatgaaAGATGAAGAGATAAGAATCTGGTTAACCGGAAAAGAGACCAACATTAGACTCCTCCTCTCAACTCTACATCAT GTTCTATGGTCAGATAGCAACTGGCACGAGATTCCTTTGGAAAATCTTCGAGATGGATCACAAGTTAAGAAAGCTTACCAAAAAGCTCGGCTTTGTTTACATCCAGATAAACTTCAACAGAGAGGAGGAACTTCACCTGTTCAGAAGTCGGTCGCGAGCAGAGTATTCTCCATTCTTCAG GAAGCATGGGCTGTGTACGTAACAAATGAAGGACTCTCAAGCTAA
- the LOC106418012 gene encoding elongation factor 2-like produces MVKFTSDELRRIMDYKHNIRNMSVIAHVDHGKSTLTDSLVAAAGIIAQEVAGDVRMTDTRADEAERGITIKSTGISLYYEMTDASLKSFTGARDGNEYLINLIDSPGHVDFSSEVTAALRITDGALVVVDCIEGVCVQTETVLRQALGERIRPVLTVNKMDRCFLELQVDGEEAYQTFQRVIENANVIMATYEDPLLGDVQVYPEKGTVAFSAGLHGWAFTLTNFAKMYASKFGVDETKMMERLWGENFFDPATRKWSSKNTGSATCKRGFVQFCYEPIKQIIATCMNDQKDKLWPMLQKLGVQMKSDEKELMGKPLMKRVMQTWLPASTALLEMMIFHLPSPHTAQRYRVENLYEGPLDDQYATAIRNCDPNGPLMLYVSKMIPASDKGRFFAFGRVFSGKVSTGMKVRIMGPNFVPGEKKDLYVKSVQRTVIWMGKRQETVEDVPCGNTVAMVGLDQFITKNATLTNEKEVDAHPIRAMKFSVSPVVRVAVQCKVASDLPKLVEGLKRLAKSDPMVVCTMEESGEHIVAGAGELHLEICLKDLQDDFMGGAEIVKSDPVVSFRETVLERSVRTVMSKSPNKHNRLYMEARPLEDGLAEAIDEGRIGPRDDPKIRSKILAEEFGWDKDLAKKIWAFGPETTGPNMVVDMCKGVQYLNEIKDSVVAGFQWASKEGPLCDENMRGICFEVCDVVLHSDAIHRGGGQVIPTARRVIYASQLTAKPRLLEPVYMVEIQAPEGALGGIYSVLNQKRGHVFEEMQRPGTPLYNIKAYLPVVESFGFSSQLRAATSGQAFPQCVFDHWEMMMSDPLEAGSQASTLVTDIRKRKGMKEQMTPLSDFEDKL; encoded by the exons ATG GTGAAGTTTACATCCGACGAGCTTCGTAGGATTATGGATTACAAACACAACATCCGTAACATGTCCGTTATTGCCCATGTCGACCATG GTAAATCCACCCTCACTGACTCCTTGGTTGCTGCTGCTGGTATCATTGCCCAAGAAGTAGCTGGTGATGTCCGTATGACTGATACCCGTGCTGATGAGGCTGAACGTGGTATCACTATCAAGTCCAcgggtatctctctctactaCGAGATGACTGATGCTTCCTTGAAGAGCTTCACTGGTGCCAGAGATGGTAACGAGTACCTTATCAACCTCATCGACTCTCCTGGCCACGTTGACTTCTCATCTGAGGTCACTGCTGCACTCCGTATCACTGATGGTGCCCTTGTGGTGGTCGACTGTATCGAGGGTGTGTGTGTTCAGACTGAGACTGTGCTACGTCAGGCTCTTGGTGAGAGGATTAGGCCCGTGCTGACTGTCAACAAGATGGACAGGTGTTTCCTTGAGCTTCAGGTTGATGGTGAGGAGGCTTACCAGACTTTCCAGAGGGTCATTGAGAATGCCAATGTCATCATGGCTACGTATGAGGATCCTCTCCTTGGTGATGTTCAGGTTTACCCTGAGAAGGGAACTGTTGCCTTCTCTGCTGGTCTCCACGGATGGGCTTTCACCCTGACCAACTTTGCCAAGATGTATGCTTCCAAGTTCGGTGTTGACGAGACTAAGATGATGGAGAGGCTGTGGGGTGAGAACTTCTTCGACCCTGCCACCAGGAAATGGAGCAGCAAGAACACTGGGTCCGCTACCTGCAAGCGTGGGTTTGTGCAGTTCTGTTATGAACCCATCAAGCAGATCATCGCCACTTGCATGAACGACCAGAAGGATAAGTTGTGGCCTATGTTGCAGAAGCTTGGTGTCCAGATGAAGTCTGATGAGAAGGAGCTTATGGGTAAACCTTTGATGAAGCGTGTCATGCAGACTTGGCTCCCTGCGAGTACTGCATTGCTTGAGATGATGATCTTTCACCTTCCATCTCCCCACACTGCACAGAGGTACCGTGTTGAGAATTTGTACGAAGGTCCTCTCGATGATCAGTATGCCACTGCCATCAGAAACTGTGATCCTAATGGTCCGCTCATGCTCTATGTTTCTAAGATGATTCCCGCTTCAGACAAAGGAAGATTCTTTGCTTTTGGGCGTGTCTTCTCTGGAAAGGTGTCTACCGGTATGAAGGTCAGGATCATGGGTCCCAACTTTGTTCCTGGTGAGAAGAAAGATCTTTATGTCAAGAGTGTTCAGAGGACTGTCATCTGGATGGGTAAGAGGCAAGAGACTGTTGAGGATGTTCCCTGTGGTAACACCGTTGCTATGGTTGGTCTTGATCAGTTCATCACCAAGAATGCTACGCTGACGAATGAGAAAGAAGTTGATGCTCATCCTATCCGTGCGATGAAGTTCTCTGTGTCCCCTGTTGTACGTGTTGCTGTTCAGTGCAAGGTCGCTTCTGATCTTCCCAAGCTTGTTGAGGGACTTAAGAGGCTGGCCAAGTCTGACCCTATGGTTGTGTGCACGATGGAGGAGTCAGGTGAGCACATTGTTGCTGGTGCTGGAGAACTGCATCTTGAGATTTGCTTGAAGGATCTTCAGGATGATTTCATGGGTGGTGCTGAGATTGTCAAGTCAGACCCTGTCGTCTCATTCCGTGAGACTGTTTTGGAGCGATCTGTGCGTACTGTGATGAGCAAGTCCCCAAACAAGCACAACCGTCTGTACATGGAGGCTAGGCCCTTGGAGGATGGGCTTGCGGAGGCAATAGATGAAGGACGTATTGGTCCAAGAGATGATCCCAAGATACGTTCTAAGATCTTGGCTGAGGAGTTTGGTTGGGACAAGGATCTTGCGAAGAAGATATGGGCGTTTGGACCTGAAACAACAGGGCCCAACATGGTTGTTGACATGTGTAAGGGAGTTCAATACCTGAATGAGATCAAGGATTCTGTTGTTGCTGGGTTCCAGTGGGCTTCCAAGGAAGGTCCTCTTTGTGATGAGAACATGAGAGGAATCTGCTTTGAGGTTTGCGATGTGGTGCTCCACTCTGATGCTATCCACAGAGGTGGTGGTCAGGTTATCCCAACAGCGAGGAGAGTTATCTACGCCTCGCAGCTCACTGCCAAGCCCAGATTGTTGGAACCGGTTTACATGGTGGAGATCCAAGCACCAGAGGGAGCTCTTGGAGGAATCTACAGCGTGCTGAATCAGAAGCGTGGACACGTCTTTGAGGAGATGCAGAGGCCAGGAACACCCCTGTACAACATCAAGGCGTACCTGCCAGTTGTTGAGTCATTTGGATTCTCGAGTCAGCTTAGAGCAGCAACCTCAGGACAGGCCTTCCCTCAGTGTGTGTTTGATCATTGGGAGATGATGATGTCTGACCCATTGGAGGCAGGATCGCAGGCCTCAACGCTTGTGACTGACATCAGGAAGAGAAAGGGTATGAAGGAACAGATGACTCCCTTGTCTGATTTTGAAGACAAGCTGTAA